A genomic segment from Capra hircus breed San Clemente chromosome 15, ASM170441v1, whole genome shotgun sequence encodes:
- the TRIM6 gene encoding tripartite motif-containing protein 6, with protein sequence MTSAVLVDIQDEVTCPICLELLTEPLSIDCGHSFCQACITANNKESVPGQEGQSRCPVCQTRYWLGNLRPNRHLANIAERLREVVLGSGKQLKVILCAHHGEKLQLFCEEDGKLICWLCERSQEHRGHHTFLMEEIAQEYQEKFQESLKKLRQEQQEAEKLTAVIREKRTSWKNQVEPERHRIQKQFDQLRNILDKEEQRQLKKLEEEERRGLNIIAEAEVELVQQSQSLRELISDLERRCQGSATELLQDVSDVAKRSEFWTLKKPEALPTKLKSMFRAPDLKKMLRVFRELTDVQSYWVDVTLNPHTANLNLVLSKNRRQVRFVGAQLSGSHLEEHYGCGVLGSQHFSSGKHYWEVDVAKKTDWILGVCSDSVGPAFSFNQFANNRNVYSRYQPQSGYWVIGLHHQHEYRAYEESSTSLLLSMTVPPRRVGVFLDYDAGTVSFYNVTNHGFPIYTFSKYYFPTTLCPYFNPCNCVFPMTLRRPSS encoded by the exons ATGACTTCCGCAGTCCTGGTGGACATCCAAGATGAAGTGACCTGCCCCATCTGCCTGGAGCTCCTGACCGAACCCCTGAGCATAGACTGTGGACACAGCTTCTGCCAAGCCTGCATCACCGCAAACAACAAGGAGTCCGTGCCTGGCCAAGAGGGCCAGAGCAGGTGTCCCGTGTGCCAGACCAGATACTGGCTTGGAAACCTGCGGCCCAATCGGCACCTGGCCAACATAGCCgagaggctcagggaggtggTGTTGGGCTCAGGGAAGCAGCTGAAGGTGATTCTTTGTGCGCACCATGGAGAGAAACTCCAGCTTTTCTGTGAGGAGGATGGGAAGCTCATTTGCTGGCTTTGCGAACGGTCTCAGGAGCACCGTGGTCACCACACATTTCTCATGGAGGAGATAGCCCAGGAGTACCAG GAGAAGTTCCAGGAGtctctgaagaagctgaggcaagAGCAGCAGGAAGCTGAGAAATTAACAGCTGTTATCAGAGAGAAGAGGACATCCTGGAAG AATCAGGTGGAACCTGAGAGACACAGGATCCAGAAACAGTTTGATCAGTTGAGGAACATCCTGGACAAAGAGGAGCAGCGACAGCTGAagaagctggaggaggaggagaggagggggctgAACATCATAGCAGAAGCTGAGGTAGAGCTGGTCCAGCAGAGCCAGTCCCTGAGAGAGCTCATCTCAGACCTGGAGCGCCGTTGTCAGGGGTCAGCAACAGAGCTCCTGCAG gATGTGAGTGATGTTGCAAAAAG GAGTGAGTTCTGGACCTTGAAGAAGCCAGAGGCTCTCCCCACCAAGCTGAAGAGTATGTTTCGAGCTCCAGATCTGAAAAAGATGCTTCGAGTGTTTAGAG AGCTGACAGATGTCCAGAGCTACTGGG TGGACGTGACCCTGAATCCACACACAGCTAATTTAAATCTTGTCCTGTCTAAGAACCGGAGGCAGGTGCGCTTTGTGGGCGCTCAGCTGTCCGGGTCTCATCTGGAAGAGCATTACGGCTGTGGTGTCCTGGGCTCTCAGCACTTCTCCTCAGGGAAGCATTACTGGGAGGTAGATGTGGCCAAGAAGACTGACTGGATCCTGGGGGTGTGCAGTGATTCAGTGGGACCTGCTTTCTCTTTCAACCAGTTTGCAAACAATCGGAATGTTTACTCCCGATACCAGCCTCAAAGTGGGTACTGGGTGATTGGATTACATCACCAGCATGAATACAGAGCCTACGAGGAATCGTCCACTTCCCTGCTCTTATCCATGACAGTGCCCCCTCGCCGAGTTGGGGTGTTCTTAGACTATGACGCAGGCACAGTCTCCTTTTACAATGTCACCAACCATGGCTTCCCCATCTACACCTTCTCTAAGTATTACTTTCCTACAACCCTTTGTCCGTATTTTAATCCTTGCAACTGTGTGTTCCCGATGACTCTGCGTCGCCCAAGCTCGTAA